The Staphylococcus sp. KG4-3 genome has a window encoding:
- a CDS encoding YigZ family protein: MDNTIKTIKQEHTIENIISKSRFIAHIKPVETEDEAKDFISAIKAEHKEANHNCSAYTIGDQMNVQKANDDGEPSGTAGVPMLEILKKLEIHNACVVVTRYFGGIKLGGGGLIRAYSGAVRDVIFDIGRVALRPAIPTTVTIGYDLTGKFEYELESTPFLLREQTYTDKVSYSIDVVASDYDNFLTFLNRTTSGNYNLIEGETVRLPFDIPTN, translated from the coding sequence ATGGATAACACAATCAAAACGATTAAACAAGAACATACGATTGAAAATATAATCAGTAAATCGCGTTTTATAGCGCATATTAAACCTGTTGAAACAGAAGATGAAGCAAAAGATTTTATTTCAGCTATCAAAGCAGAACATAAAGAAGCTAACCATAACTGTTCGGCGTACACAATTGGTGATCAAATGAATGTTCAAAAAGCAAACGATGACGGTGAACCAAGTGGCACAGCGGGCGTGCCAATGTTAGAAATTCTTAAAAAGCTTGAGATTCATAATGCATGTGTGGTGGTTACACGTTACTTCGGTGGAATTAAACTAGGCGGTGGTGGCTTAATCCGCGCTTATAGTGGCGCTGTGAGAGATGTCATATTTGATATCGGACGTGTCGCATTACGCCCTGCTATACCTACTACTGTAACTATAGGCTATGATTTAACTGGTAAATTTGAATACGAGTTAGAAAGTACGCCTTTCTTATTGCGAGAGCAAACTTACACAGACAAAGTAAGTTATAGCATTGATGTTGTAGCTTCCGATTACGATAACTTTCTAACATTTTTAAATCGCACTACCTCAGGTAATTATAATTTAATTGAGGGTGAAACAGTTCGTCTTCCTTTCGATATACCTACAAATTAA